In a single window of the Paenibacillus sp. MMS20-IR301 genome:
- a CDS encoding DNA polymerase IV, with protein MQDVDQYYPASGRVILHVDMNAFYCSVHEAENPEQYKGKATAVAGSVEARRGIIVTCSYAARRLGISTGMQVQKALRICPSLILIKPDFHLYRKYSGAFMQIAYSYTPLLEAVSIDECYLDITGSRQFGTPLQIAGEIQRRIMEELSLPCSIGVAPNKLLAKIASDLKKPNGISVLRLRDVPSVLWDKPCNEMFGIGGKTAEKLRKLGIYNIGQLAAADEAMLIGHFGVLGAWLKRAGNGIDHGSVNPEREQSKSIGHTTTLPQDVVGLGEARPVLLNLCDQVARRLRKQGLVAAGVQLTIRTPDMKTITRSRQLEAPTESAEDIYKAACDQFARHWKGDKPVRLLGVTLHGLTPKEEAAIQLDLFDYERQPKKESLNKAMDMLRNKFGENAVLTAGMLSDSHSARLRNHQERGTSLQKDNLSSADGEAD; from the coding sequence GTTATTCTGCATGTGGATATGAACGCCTTTTATTGCTCTGTGCATGAGGCGGAGAATCCGGAGCAGTATAAAGGCAAGGCGACAGCGGTTGCCGGCAGTGTGGAGGCGAGGCGGGGGATTATTGTCACCTGCTCCTATGCGGCCCGCAGACTGGGAATCTCCACGGGAATGCAGGTGCAGAAGGCGCTGCGGATCTGCCCGTCCTTAATCCTTATTAAGCCGGATTTTCATCTGTACCGCAAGTATTCGGGTGCTTTCATGCAGATTGCTTACAGCTATACTCCGCTGCTCGAAGCAGTCTCCATTGATGAATGTTATCTGGATATTACCGGCTCCCGCCAATTCGGGACACCGCTGCAGATCGCCGGGGAGATACAGCGCCGTATTATGGAAGAGCTTAGCCTGCCGTGCTCCATTGGGGTTGCCCCCAACAAGCTGCTGGCAAAGATTGCTTCGGATCTCAAGAAGCCGAATGGGATTTCCGTGCTGCGGCTGCGCGATGTGCCGTCTGTCCTCTGGGATAAGCCCTGCAATGAAATGTTCGGCATCGGCGGCAAGACGGCTGAGAAATTGCGCAAGCTCGGTATATATAATATCGGACAGCTGGCAGCTGCGGATGAGGCGATGCTGATCGGGCATTTCGGTGTACTTGGCGCCTGGCTGAAGCGGGCGGGCAACGGGATTGACCACGGCAGCGTGAATCCGGAACGCGAGCAGAGCAAGTCGATTGGCCATACGACTACACTGCCGCAGGATGTAGTAGGGCTGGGGGAGGCGCGTCCGGTGCTGCTTAATCTCTGTGACCAGGTAGCAAGGCGGCTGCGCAAGCAGGGGCTGGTTGCGGCAGGGGTACAGCTGACGATCCGGACCCCGGATATGAAGACAATTACACGCTCACGCCAGCTGGAGGCGCCTACAGAAAGTGCCGAAGATATTTATAAGGCCGCCTGTGACCAGTTCGCCCGCCACTGGAAAGGGGACAAGCCCGTGCGCCTGCTCGGCGTAACACTTCACGGGCTGACCCCGAAGGAGGAAGCGGCCATTCAGCTGGATCTGTTCGATTATGAACGGCAGCCGAAGAAGGAGTCGCTGAATAAGGCGATGGACATGCTGCGCAACAAATTCGGCGAGAATGCCGTACTGACTGCCGGGATGCTGAGTGACAGTCATTCAGCGCGGCTGCGGAATCATCAGGAGCGCGGAACCTCGCTGCAAAAGGATAATCTGAGCAGTGCGGACGGTGAAGCTGACTGA